Within the Catalinimonas niigatensis genome, the region CCCTCAGCTGACGGGCGGGTGAAGCCTGACGTTTCAGCTTTAGGTTTACAGACCGTGGTGGTAGATGCTTCTGGAAACGTGACTACCTCCAATGGAACGTCATTTGCAGCTCCGCTGATCGCTGGGTTTGTGGCAGGAGTGTGGCAGGCTTTTCCAGATGCAACTAATCTTGAGATTATGGAAAAAGTGCGTCTTTCGGGAGATAAAGCAATTACTCCGAACAACGAAACTGGCTATGGCATACCTGATTACGAGCGGCTGATGGAAAGCTACCTGACACCTATCAAAGACGTTGAGAAAAAACATGAATACAAAGTCTATCCCAATCCGGTAGAAGACAGCGATCTCATTATAGAACCTGTTCAAGGATATTTTGAAGGGAAAGTGCAAATTCATTTATATAGTCCGCAGGGTAGATTATTACTTGAAAAAGAAGTAGATCAATTCAAACGCAATTCCCTGACAGTAGAAATGGATGGCTTGGCAAAAGGAATTTATATCATGCACATCTTATCAGCTTCTACATCCGATACTTTGAAGATCGTGAAGTTTTGATGGTCCTTCTGTTGCTGTCTGTTAGATTGCAGAACGGTGAATTTAAAACATACTGGAAAAAACCACTTAAATTTTTTCAATCTGTATTATCCGGTATAGCTTTGTGGCAAAGTAAGCGATCATGAAAAATACTGTACTAGCCCCATCCGTGTTGGCAGCAGATTTTGCCAATCTTCAGAGAGATATAGACATGCTGAATGCCAGCGAGGCCGATTGGATTCATGTGGATATCATGGATGGTATCTTTGTACCCAATATTTCTTTTGGAATACCGGTTTGCCAGGCCATTCATAAGCATGCCAGAAAACCACTGGATGTACATCTAATGATCAAAAATCCTGATGATTATCTGGAAGCTTTTCGGAATGCCGGGGCGGATCGTCTGACTGTACATTACGAAACCGTAACCCATCTTCACAGTACGGTGAACAGGATTAAAGAACTGGGCTGCAAAGCGGGAGTTGCTTTAAATCCTCATACGCCGGTACATGTACTGGAAGATATCATTCAGGAACTGGATCTGGTATTGATCATGTCAGTAAATCCGGGTTTTGGCGGACAAAAGTTTATTGAACATACTTTTACCAAAATCAACAAGCTTCAACAGTTGCTCAAGGCTACACAGTCTGATGTATGGGTAGAAATAGATGGTGGAGTAACAGACACCAATGCTGCTGCACTGACTAAAGCCGGTGCCAACGCTCTGGTAGCTGGTAGTTTTGTGTTTTCTTCAGAAGATCCGTTGCTGACCATCTCCCGCTTAAAAAAACTGACCGCCATCAAGTCAGAAAATTAGCATGTGGGTGCGTAGTGGGATCATATTTTCTCTTTGTACTTTTCTTCCGATAGCACTAATTTTTGCCCAGGAAGCCGAAGTCACAGGTGTGGTGCAGGATTCTACAGCGCAGGGCATTGCTGATGTCAATGTAGAGGTCCGCGGTACAGGTGATGGTACTACAACTGATGCATCCGGTAACTTCCAATTATTTTTACCTGCTGGAACATACGAACTGGTTTTCAGTCATGTGGAGTATCAACCTGATTCGCAACAGATTAGCCTTACTTCAGCGGATACGCTAGAGCTTAGGGTAGAAATGAAAGCAAGGTTAAGAGTTTTGGAAGAGGTAGAAGTGAGTGGGCAAAAAGATGAAGCCTTAAGGAGAGAAGCCGGAGTAACGACCATAGAACCCAATGCCGCCAAGGTAGTACCCTCAGCCTTTGGAGATTTTACCAGAATACTGACAACTTTGCCCGGTGTGGTGAGCAACAATGAGCTTTCCTCCACCTACTCCGTTCGTGGTGGTAATTTTGATGAAAACTTAGTGTATGTTAATGATATTCCGGTATATCGTCCTTTTCTGGTAAGTGCCGGGCAGCAGGAAGGTCTGAGTTTTATCAATCCCGATCTGGTTGGTGCAGTTACTTTTTCTTCGGGAGGCTGGCAGGCAAAATACGGAGACAAGTTATCCTCTAATCTGAACGTTACCTACAAGACTCCCGATCAGACCCGGGCGACCGCTACGCTAAGCCTGCTGAATGGTGGCGTTCATCTGGAAGGAAGCTCCAAAAACAAACGCGTGCGTTATCTCATTGGAGGGCGTTATAAAACTGCCCAGTACCTGCTCAATACTTTAGAAACAGACGGAGAATACCTTCCCCGTTTTCTGGATTTACAATCTTATGTAAGCATTGATCTGGACAATGATCCTGAAGATAATAAAACAGAACTAGGAATCCTGGGTGCGATTGCTGACAACCGCTATTTGGTTAGACCGGAAAGCAGAGAGACTACTTTTGGTACCTTGGATCAGCCCTTCAGGCTTTTTGTAGGTTATGTAGGTCAGGAGATTCTGGATTATCGTACCTATCAGCTGGGACTCAAACTTACCCACCGTATACAGGACTGGTGGACCACCAAATTGATTACTTCACGGGTTTCTACCCGAGAAAGAGAGTATTTTGACCTGGAGTCCGGCTATCGGCTTTGCGATATTGATATCGCTCCCGGTTCACAGAATTTCAACCGTTGTGTTAATATTTTGGGGATTGGCAGCAATTACGCACACGCCCGTAACAAGCTGGAAGCAGAAATTATCAACCTGGAAAACCGGCATGCCATGAGCCTAAACCGACGAAATACGCTGGAATTTGGACTTGGGTATGCCAATGAACGTATTGATGATGTGGTGCAACAGTATGCTTTCAGCGATTCTTCCGGCTATTCTACGATTCATCAGAGTATTTCCAACGCTTTGGATTTAAACTCGCATCGCCTATTCGCTTTCGTTCAGAATTCCACTGAATTAAATGAAGTACATACTTTTCATTATGGAGTCAGGGTCAATTACTGGACTGTCAATAACCAATGGCTGATAAGTCCTAGAATGCAGTATTCCTTTAAGCCCGTAGGTTTACGTGATGTGGTATTTCGCTTTGCTGCCGGACTTTATCAGCAGCCGCCTTTCTATCGGGAGCTTAGAGACAGACAGGGAGAACTCAATACCGATGTGCTTGCTCAATCTTCTATGCATTTCATTGCGGGAGCAGATTATCGTTTTATTATGTTTGGGAGAGAATTTGCATTCCTATCAGAACTCTATTACAAGCATCTCTACAACGTAAACCCCTACGATGTGGATAATGTGCGTATCCGTTACTATGCTGGTAACAACGCTACTGCCTATGCCACCGGTGCGGATTTTAGAATCAGCGGTGAATTCATTCCGGGAGCAGAATCCTGGTTTAGCTTGGGTTTTCTACAAACCAAAGAAAATATAGAAGGAGATGGATTAGGTGATATTCGCCGTCCATCCGACCAACTGGTCAATTTTGGCATATTTTTCCAGGATCATTTCCCCAATGATCCCAGCACCCGGGTATATGTGAGCTTCCTCTATGGTTCAGGCTTACCTTTTGGTCCTCCGGAAAGTGTGCGCTACAGAAATTTTCTGGACGGACCGGATTATAAGAGACTGGATCTGGGGTTTTCAAAGCAGTTGAACTTCCGAAAGGAGAAGACCGAGGAAAATAGTTTTTTCCGTTCGTTGTGGCTGGGTCTGGAAATGTTGAATGTGCTGGGAGCGGAGAATACCATCTCCTTTAGCTGGATTGACGATGTGCAGGGGCGACAATATGCAGTACCCAACCGTCTTTCTGCCCGTTTTATCAATGTCAAGCTGATTGCCCGTTACTAAGCCAATAGTACGTTTTGGGTAAAAGTGTGGAAGTCTTCCAAGTGCCTGGACGTGATTTTGAGATAAATGTTCTTTCCTTTGATTAAGCTGGCTTCCCGGATCAGTTTACGAAAAGCAATAAGCGACAAAAGCCTTTTGCTCAAAGCAATATCAATGACTTTGGTTTCTACTAACTTTTGAAAAATGGCAAGTTCATTTTTGTTAGACAGAACATCATGAGCCAAAACCCATTGATATCCCAATGCCACACAAGTTTTACAGGCATAGTCTAGTTGCTGAAGCAGGTATGTGTTTTTAAGAGTAGGTTCATACTGGCTTGCTTTTAATTCATACTCAAGTTTAGCAAGAGTATCACGTAATGTAATCGCTTTTTCTACCAATAAATCATGAGGCATGCGCGTAAATTTGAAGTAAAAAGAAGTTTTTTAATAAATATGCATCAAAATTTGATGTAATAAAAACATAGAAAGGTTAATTTTTTTAAATCAGAATATTGATTTTCATCAATAAAATATTCTTTGACTATAATCTGTCAATTAAACTTAGTCCAGCATATACAAAATCCGT harbors:
- the rpe gene encoding ribulose-phosphate 3-epimerase, which produces MKNTVLAPSVLAADFANLQRDIDMLNASEADWIHVDIMDGIFVPNISFGIPVCQAIHKHARKPLDVHLMIKNPDDYLEAFRNAGADRLTVHYETVTHLHSTVNRIKELGCKAGVALNPHTPVHVLEDIIQELDLVLIMSVNPGFGGQKFIEHTFTKINKLQQLLKATQSDVWVEIDGGVTDTNAAALTKAGANALVAGSFVFSSEDPLLTISRLKKLTAIKSEN
- a CDS encoding TonB-dependent receptor codes for the protein MWVRSGIIFSLCTFLPIALIFAQEAEVTGVVQDSTAQGIADVNVEVRGTGDGTTTDASGNFQLFLPAGTYELVFSHVEYQPDSQQISLTSADTLELRVEMKARLRVLEEVEVSGQKDEALRREAGVTTIEPNAAKVVPSAFGDFTRILTTLPGVVSNNELSSTYSVRGGNFDENLVYVNDIPVYRPFLVSAGQQEGLSFINPDLVGAVTFSSGGWQAKYGDKLSSNLNVTYKTPDQTRATATLSLLNGGVHLEGSSKNKRVRYLIGGRYKTAQYLLNTLETDGEYLPRFLDLQSYVSIDLDNDPEDNKTELGILGAIADNRYLVRPESRETTFGTLDQPFRLFVGYVGQEILDYRTYQLGLKLTHRIQDWWTTKLITSRVSTREREYFDLESGYRLCDIDIAPGSQNFNRCVNILGIGSNYAHARNKLEAEIINLENRHAMSLNRRNTLEFGLGYANERIDDVVQQYAFSDSSGYSTIHQSISNALDLNSHRLFAFVQNSTELNEVHTFHYGVRVNYWTVNNQWLISPRMQYSFKPVGLRDVVFRFAAGLYQQPPFYRELRDRQGELNTDVLAQSSMHFIAGADYRFIMFGREFAFLSELYYKHLYNVNPYDVDNVRIRYYAGNNATAYATGADFRISGEFIPGAESWFSLGFLQTKENIEGDGLGDIRRPSDQLVNFGIFFQDHFPNDPSTRVYVSFLYGSGLPFGPPESVRYRNFLDGPDYKRLDLGFSKQLNFRKEKTEENSFFRSLWLGLEMLNVLGAENTISFSWIDDVQGRQYAVPNRLSARFINVKLIARY